One genomic region from Thermomicrobium sp. 4228-Ro encodes:
- a CDS encoding Na+/H+ antiporter subunit C: protein MEILFALMAGLLYGCGLYLLLRRSIVKVVVGLILLGNGTNLLIFTAGGLIRGRPPLVPPDATSVSPPYADPLPQALILTAIVISFGVLVFAVALVYRTYRALSTDDLDALITTDRLGEVPEAAHAPMIPAVVASETNREEG from the coding sequence ATGGAGATCCTCTTCGCACTCATGGCCGGTCTCCTCTATGGGTGCGGTCTCTACCTTCTGCTGCGCCGGAGCATCGTGAAGGTCGTAGTAGGCTTGATCCTGCTCGGCAACGGCACGAATCTCCTGATTTTCACTGCTGGCGGCTTGATCCGTGGTCGCCCGCCGCTCGTCCCACCCGATGCCACGAGTGTTTCACCACCGTATGCCGATCCGCTTCCCCAGGCGCTCATCCTCACCGCGATCGTCATTAGCTTCGGGGTGCTCGTCTTTGCCGTCGCGCTTGTCTACCGCACCTATCGCGCACTTAGTACTGACGATCTGGACGCACTCATCACCACCGACCGGCTGGGCGAGGTGCCGGAAGCCGCTCACGCACCGATGATCCCAGCCGTTGTCGCGAGCGAGACGAACCGGGAGGAAGGCTGA
- a CDS encoding Na+/H+ antiporter subunit B — protein MTTLASIILRTAVRWISPLLLLFSLFLLLRGHHEPGGGFGGGLVAATAFALLTFGYDLSTAKRLLRIRPLTLTALGIAVALASGLLSLLLGDPFLTGLWLKIPVTTALTLELGSPVLFDIGVYLAVIGATLTMLFEFAKE, from the coding sequence ATGACCACGCTGGCATCGATCATTCTGCGGACCGCTGTTCGCTGGATCTCCCCGTTGCTCCTGCTCTTCAGTCTCTTCTTGCTGCTGCGTGGGCACCACGAACCCGGCGGTGGCTTTGGCGGCGGCCTCGTCGCCGCGACGGCATTCGCTCTGCTCACCTTTGGGTACGACCTCTCAACGGCGAAACGCCTGCTCCGTATCCGTCCGCTCACGCTCACCGCGCTCGGGATCGCTGTCGCCTTGGCAAGTGGACTGCTTTCGCTCCTCCTCGGCGATCCGTTCCTGACCGGCTTGTGGTTGAAGATCCCGGTCACGACGGCTCTCACGCTGGAACTGGGCTCTCCGGTGCTCTTCGATATCGGCGTGTACCTGGCAGTGATCGGGGCCACGTTGACGATGCTGTTCGAGTTCGCCAAGGAGTGA
- the hpt gene encoding hypoxanthine phosphoribosyltransferase, with protein MAREAEQVLPPGTGKLRRFAHPAEAEFAAFLDFYRIAWEYEPRTFPLRWENGRVIEQFTPDFYLPEQDLYVELTTMKQSLVTRKHRKVRRLKELYPHVNIVLLYRKDYHEILSRFGYGSVDITSLRPDQIERVLLSPAEIQRRVAELGRQISEDYAGESLLLVGVLKGITFFLADLARAITRPLAIDYLQLTRDLRQGVAIRKDLDLDIRGKHVLLVEDIVNTGLTVDFILRTLREREPASLEVCALLDKAERRLVPVPVKYVGFTIPNEFVVGYGLDYRELYRNLPFICVLKREVYEANGNGYTEGESRHEAVMAVST; from the coding sequence ATGGCGAGAGAAGCAGAGCAGGTGCTGCCGCCGGGCACCGGTAAGCTCCGGCGGTTCGCGCACCCGGCAGAAGCTGAGTTCGCGGCGTTTCTGGACTTCTATCGCATCGCCTGGGAGTACGAACCCCGAACGTTCCCGCTCCGCTGGGAAAACGGTCGCGTCATCGAGCAGTTCACCCCGGATTTCTATCTCCCCGAACAAGACCTCTACGTCGAACTCACCACGATGAAACAGAGTCTGGTTACCCGCAAGCACCGCAAGGTGCGTCGCCTCAAGGAACTCTATCCACACGTGAACATCGTCCTCCTGTACCGCAAGGACTATCACGAGATCCTCTCGCGGTTCGGTTACGGTTCGGTCGACATCACCTCGCTCCGGCCGGACCAGATCGAGCGGGTGCTGTTGAGCCCGGCGGAGATCCAGCGTCGCGTGGCCGAGCTGGGCCGGCAGATCTCCGAAGACTACGCGGGTGAGTCGCTCCTGCTGGTGGGCGTGCTGAAGGGAATCACCTTCTTTCTCGCTGATCTGGCGCGGGCGATCACGCGGCCGCTCGCGATCGACTACTTGCAGCTCACGCGTGACCTGCGCCAGGGGGTGGCGATCCGCAAAGATCTCGACCTCGACATCCGCGGGAAGCATGTCTTGCTCGTCGAAGATATCGTCAATACCGGGCTCACGGTCGACTTCATCCTGCGCACGCTCCGCGAGCGCGAGCCAGCGAGTCTCGAAGTCTGTGCCCTACTCGACAAGGCCGAGCGCCGGCTCGTACCGGTACCGGTGAAGTACGTCGGTTTCACGATTCCCAACGAGTTCGTCGTCGGATACGGGCTGGATTATCGCGAACTCTACCGCAACCTGCCGTTCATCTGTGTCCTCAAGCGCGAGGTGTACGAAGCGAACGGGAACGGCTACACGGAGGGCGAGTCTCGTCACGAGGCCGTGATGGCTGTCTCTACCTGA
- a CDS encoding (2Fe-2S) ferredoxin domain-containing protein, whose protein sequence is MYWCRLHVLVCTANHCTQKGAQQVAARLRLELKRAGLDAEIMVNTCDSIDLCDIGPNIVVYPPGWIYRNVQVSDLAELIDSLRRGDRPVERLLLRPDSEDEARRRALYREAVEQEPLSVDAFAALAQRYGFDEAWVAEQARRGFIARKPGEGGDRITVTSKARHRYGLASDE, encoded by the coding sequence ATGTACTGGTGCCGCTTGCATGTCCTGGTGTGCACAGCCAACCACTGTACCCAAAAGGGTGCGCAGCAGGTCGCCGCGCGCTTGCGCCTCGAGCTCAAGCGTGCTGGTCTCGATGCCGAGATCATGGTCAATACCTGCGACTCGATCGACCTCTGCGACATCGGTCCCAACATCGTCGTCTATCCGCCGGGCTGGATCTATCGGAACGTCCAGGTGAGCGATCTGGCCGAATTGATCGACTCACTGCGCAGGGGTGACCGGCCGGTGGAGCGCCTGCTCCTGCGCCCGGACTCGGAGGACGAGGCGCGCCGGCGGGCGCTCTATCGCGAAGCCGTCGAGCAGGAACCACTCTCAGTGGATGCGTTCGCCGCGCTCGCCCAGCGTTACGGCTTCGACGAGGCCTGGGTCGCTGAGCAGGCCCGTCGTGGCTTCATCGCCCGCAAGCCCGGTGAAGGCGGCGACCGGATTACCGTGACGAGCAAAGCGCGGCATCGGTATGGTCTCGCCAGCGACGAATGA
- the mbhE gene encoding hydrogen gas-evolving membrane-bound hydrogenase subunit E — translation MLFGLAALALLIVLAPITVPYLRRRFGYLVASISFLLFVWFAAHTPELSQDAPRIEVLPWLPTLGSSLAFRLDGLGALFALLITGIGALVALYTVGYLEDHPRLVRFWIVLLLFELAMLAVVLADDILVLFVFWELTGIASFFLIGFASERPRARASAQQALVVTGAGGLALLAGLLLLALQASTFRLSELLVTLQGAKDEPIFTAAFILVLLGAATKSAQVPFHFWLPNAMEAPTPVSAYLHSATMVKAGVYLLARMSPLFGTHPWWEPALVTLGSTTALLGVLLAVPQRDLKRLLAYSTVSALGTLVLLLGLGSAGAKPFALFLLAHALYKGGAFLVTGAIEHATGSRNLDRIGSLWHTSHTLAIATGLVVLAAAGLPPTLSYVAKEAALEAGFHDTSVLVFIVLLFSFTGHAAVAWLLLRPILTRSEQLHDPHGVNWTLLAGPLLLASTALLSGVVVSRLVRLIQAVTASLHTKSEESFELALWHGFTPVLGASSVLLVVAAAIALVWPRILRLGDRLALTTPLEESPRGLGRWGTERWYGATLLVLNRFATLVTGYLQNGYLRVYVSTVILTALALVGASIFHARIPVPADLPAFLVIDVIDAILVGIIVVSSLVAVRAAERLAAVAALGALGFSLALLYARYGAPDLAITQVLVDTLTVVLLVFAFYRLPRYARLSSTRSRVRDAILATAFGCMMAGFALATHVFRYPERISAFFVEEAYPAAHGRNVVNVILVDFRALDTLGEITVLGLAALGVAALLRRRGERTT, via the coding sequence ATGCTGTTCGGCCTCGCAGCGCTCGCTCTCCTGATCGTTCTTGCACCGATCACTGTTCCGTACCTCCGGCGGCGCTTCGGCTATCTCGTCGCGTCGATTTCCTTCCTGCTTTTCGTCTGGTTCGCTGCCCACACTCCGGAGCTTTCGCAGGACGCCCCCCGCATCGAAGTCCTACCCTGGCTTCCGACGCTCGGCAGCTCGCTGGCGTTTCGGCTCGACGGTCTCGGTGCGCTGTTCGCACTACTTATCACCGGTATCGGAGCGCTCGTGGCGCTGTATACCGTCGGCTATCTCGAAGATCATCCACGCCTCGTGCGTTTCTGGATCGTACTGCTCCTGTTCGAGCTGGCGATGCTCGCAGTGGTACTCGCTGACGACATCCTGGTGCTCTTCGTGTTCTGGGAACTCACCGGCATCGCCTCGTTCTTCCTGATCGGTTTCGCGAGCGAGCGACCACGTGCCCGCGCCAGTGCCCAGCAGGCCCTCGTCGTCACCGGTGCGGGCGGGTTGGCGCTCCTCGCTGGGCTCCTGCTCCTCGCTCTCCAGGCCTCTACCTTTCGCCTGAGCGAACTCCTCGTCACGCTCCAGGGGGCGAAGGACGAACCGATCTTTACGGCAGCTTTCATCCTCGTGCTTCTCGGTGCTGCGACCAAGTCCGCGCAGGTCCCCTTTCATTTCTGGCTCCCCAATGCCATGGAAGCACCGACGCCGGTCAGTGCCTATCTCCACTCGGCGACGATGGTCAAAGCCGGGGTGTACCTGCTCGCGCGCATGAGCCCGCTCTTCGGTACTCACCCTTGGTGGGAACCTGCCCTGGTCACGCTCGGGAGCACAACCGCCCTGCTCGGTGTGCTCTTGGCCGTACCCCAACGCGACCTCAAGCGACTCCTCGCCTACAGTACCGTCAGCGCGCTGGGAACGCTCGTGCTCTTGCTCGGACTCGGCTCGGCGGGAGCCAAGCCGTTCGCTCTGTTCCTCCTCGCTCATGCTCTGTACAAGGGCGGCGCCTTCCTCGTCACCGGGGCGATCGAGCACGCCACCGGCTCGCGAAATCTGGATCGAATCGGCAGTCTCTGGCACACGAGCCACACGCTGGCCATCGCCACCGGGCTCGTCGTCCTGGCTGCCGCCGGACTCCCACCGACCCTGAGTTACGTCGCGAAGGAAGCAGCACTCGAAGCTGGATTTCACGATACGAGCGTACTCGTTTTCATCGTTCTGTTGTTCAGCTTCACCGGACATGCTGCAGTCGCCTGGCTCCTGCTGCGACCGATCCTCACCCGCTCCGAACAGCTGCACGACCCGCACGGGGTAAACTGGACGCTCCTCGCCGGCCCGTTGCTTCTCGCGAGCACCGCACTGCTGAGCGGTGTCGTCGTCTCGCGCCTCGTTCGCCTGATCCAAGCCGTCACAGCCAGCCTGCACACGAAATCCGAGGAGTCATTCGAGCTCGCGCTCTGGCACGGCTTCACGCCAGTGCTCGGTGCGAGCAGCGTGCTGCTGGTCGTCGCGGCAGCGATCGCCCTCGTATGGCCCCGCATCCTTCGTCTCGGCGATCGCCTCGCTTTGACGACTCCTCTCGAGGAATCACCGCGGGGACTCGGGCGTTGGGGAACAGAACGCTGGTACGGTGCCACCTTGCTGGTTCTGAACCGTTTCGCGACGCTCGTCACAGGATATCTGCAGAACGGTTACCTTCGGGTCTACGTGAGCACGGTCATTCTCACCGCTCTGGCACTCGTCGGGGCAAGCATCTTCCACGCGCGGATTCCCGTCCCTGCAGACCTGCCAGCGTTCCTCGTTATCGACGTCATCGATGCGATCCTCGTCGGCATCATCGTCGTGAGCAGCCTTGTCGCCGTACGCGCCGCAGAGCGCCTTGCGGCCGTCGCTGCTCTCGGCGCACTCGGCTTCAGTCTCGCGCTGCTTTATGCCCGGTACGGTGCCCCTGACCTGGCAATCACCCAGGTGCTGGTCGATACTCTGACAGTTGTCCTCCTCGTTTTCGCCTTCTACCGACTCCCACGCTATGCTCGTCTTTCGTCGACCCGGTCGCGCGTTCGCGACGCCATCCTCGCTACCGCATTCGGCTGCATGATGGCAGGGTTCGCACTCGCGACCCACGTCTTCCGGTACCCGGAGCGGATCTCCGCATTCTTCGTCGAAGAAGCCTACCCGGCAGCCCACGGACGGAACGTCGTCAACGTGATCCTGGTCGATTTCCGTGCGTTGGATACGTTGGGCGAAATAACGGTTCTCGGCTTGGCGGCGCTCGGCGTTGCTGCTCTGCTACGCCGGAGAGGGGAACGCACCACATGA
- a CDS encoding TlpA family protein disulfide reductase, with protein sequence MANIRKTRADRKLVVILVSVLFALVSACQSNRERTAQRPPDTTPARARRSTPNPPLASPSPDRFPGSPARATTVPRVGSVVTADMLDLTAFRGRTLAVLAISSRGCVSCVPAIRSLESVAQQRPDVLALVLDLAPGQDESGLLELQNALGVEHLVWVVDPDGKLARELELATVDQLLVLDPNGAVTYRGSALVNQERWVPLLTGRSPAIPSPPGPASGCCSERAGRIRTR encoded by the coding sequence ATGGCGAACATCCGGAAAACCCGAGCCGATCGGAAACTCGTCGTGATCCTCGTCTCGGTTCTGTTCGCCCTGGTCTCTGCCTGCCAGTCGAATCGTGAGCGGACGGCCCAACGACCGCCGGACACGACTCCCGCACGAGCGAGGCGATCGACTCCGAACCCACCTCTCGCGTCCCCATCTCCTGATCGATTCCCGGGCTCGCCTGCCCGCGCCACGACGGTCCCGCGAGTCGGTTCGGTCGTCACTGCGGACATGCTCGACCTGACGGCGTTTCGGGGACGCACGCTCGCCGTCTTGGCGATCAGCTCACGAGGATGCGTTTCGTGCGTTCCCGCGATTCGGTCACTCGAGTCGGTCGCTCAGCAGCGGCCGGACGTCCTCGCGCTCGTGCTCGATCTCGCACCGGGACAGGACGAGAGCGGTCTCCTCGAGCTGCAAAACGCTCTCGGTGTCGAACATCTCGTCTGGGTCGTCGACCCGGACGGCAAGCTCGCGCGCGAACTGGAACTCGCGACCGTCGATCAGCTGCTCGTCCTCGATCCGAATGGCGCCGTGACCTACCGCGGTAGTGCGCTCGTGAACCAGGAGCGATGGGTACCGTTGCTCACCGGTCGCTCTCCAGCGATCCCGTCACCGCCAGGGCCAGCATCCGGCTGCTGTTCGGAGAGGGCAGGAAGGATCCGCACACGATGA
- a CDS encoding TlpA family protein disulfide reductase: MSTRTTRRTPRSRGQRTVLLGFVLTLVLLGTVVVLLFRGRAPAALPGTASLSSAPLVTLTLDDGRSTLEIGGPSSGPVVLYTVASWCPSCVPGAQVLATLAPEFSTVRFVLLSVDPTDSPAMMEEFLRRAGIPPGTLRYALDANGTAARRLGARGLDQLIVFDSGGHVIFTGIGAPQEEQLRRVLRSLSSDRGTSSGAAEHAALALQ; this comes from the coding sequence ATGAGCACCCGGACGACGCGACGCACGCCCCGGTCGCGTGGGCAACGAACCGTGCTCCTCGGGTTCGTGCTCACGCTCGTTCTACTCGGTACCGTCGTCGTTCTCCTGTTTCGAGGCCGCGCGCCCGCTGCGTTACCCGGCACGGCATCGCTTTCGTCAGCTCCGCTCGTGACCCTCACGCTCGACGACGGAAGAAGCACGCTTGAGATCGGTGGACCCAGCAGCGGTCCGGTCGTTCTCTACACCGTAGCCAGCTGGTGCCCCTCCTGCGTTCCCGGTGCCCAGGTGCTCGCGACGCTCGCTCCGGAGTTTTCGACTGTACGGTTCGTTCTTCTGTCCGTTGACCCGACCGATTCACCAGCGATGATGGAGGAATTTCTTCGGCGAGCTGGCATCCCACCTGGCACGCTGCGGTATGCGCTCGATGCGAACGGCACAGCAGCGAGACGTCTCGGCGCCCGGGGCCTCGACCAACTCATCGTCTTCGACTCGGGCGGCCACGTGATCTTCACGGGCATCGGCGCGCCGCAGGAAGAACAGCTCCGCCGTGTGCTGCGATCTCTCTCATCGGATCGCGGTACGAGTTCCGGAGCGGCAGAGCACGCAGCATTGGCGCTCCAGTAG
- the mutM gene encoding bifunctional DNA-formamidopyrimidine glycosylase/DNA-(apurinic or apyrimidinic site) lyase translates to MPELPEVEAARRGIAEQLVGRRCTGYELYRPRLIVAPAGLTLDLIVGDTLQDVGRWGKYLWLRFPHLALLVHLKLTGQLVARGSTIPGFAAGHPVPPYDAPLPHKSTALRLDFAPDVQLFLTDIRHFARVQLVLPEELPTTVASLGLGPDALSPAFTLEALRRGLTHRRGTALKAALLDQTVVAGLGNIYVDESLWAARLHPQRLVGSLTDEEIERLYEAIRSVLALAVPIGGAEIRNGRAVPPLGEFPYVHGRAGQPCVRCATPIVKRTIVGRGTYYCPSCQPEPTGDALPAGDQVETAITAS, encoded by the coding sequence GTGCCTGAACTCCCCGAGGTCGAAGCAGCCCGGCGCGGGATCGCCGAACAGTTAGTCGGCCGCCGCTGCACCGGCTACGAGCTCTACCGACCTCGCCTGATCGTCGCGCCCGCTGGCCTCACGCTCGATCTCATCGTCGGCGATACACTCCAGGATGTCGGGCGCTGGGGGAAGTATCTCTGGCTCCGGTTCCCGCACCTCGCGTTGCTCGTCCACCTCAAACTGACCGGTCAGCTCGTCGCCCGCGGGTCGACGATCCCCGGATTCGCCGCTGGCCATCCCGTTCCACCCTACGACGCGCCGCTTCCCCACAAGTCGACTGCCTTGCGGCTCGATTTCGCACCCGACGTTCAGCTCTTCCTCACCGACATTCGCCATTTCGCGCGCGTCCAGCTCGTGCTCCCCGAGGAATTGCCGACGACAGTCGCGTCGCTCGGACTGGGCCCCGATGCGCTGAGTCCGGCGTTCACGCTCGAGGCACTCCGCCGCGGACTCACCCATCGCCGTGGCACCGCGCTCAAGGCAGCGCTGCTCGACCAGACGGTCGTCGCCGGGCTCGGCAATATCTATGTCGACGAGAGCCTCTGGGCCGCCCGCCTGCATCCGCAGCGGCTGGTCGGAAGCCTCACTGATGAAGAAATCGAACGCCTGTACGAGGCGATCCGTTCGGTGCTCGCGCTCGCCGTACCGATCGGCGGAGCCGAGATCCGTAACGGTCGTGCTGTTCCGCCGCTCGGCGAATTTCCGTACGTCCACGGACGCGCTGGACAACCGTGCGTCCGCTGCGCTACCCCGATCGTGAAGCGGACGATCGTCGGACGCGGGACATATTACTGCCCGTCGTGCCAACCTGAGCCGACCGGAGACGCGCTCCCGGCAGGCGATCAGGTAGAGACAGCCATCACGGCCTCGTGA
- a CDS encoding ABC transporter substrate-binding protein, whose translation MSSSLLRFAPAVRNDQTKLLPNLAERWEVSPDGLVYTFFLRRGVQFHDGSPFTSRDVVVNFERIINPPEGVNSPPAVFFDTVDHLEAPDPSTVRFVLTEPYPSLVSFVAIPWCGFYPAHLIESGADLREPQNIIGTGPFRFKSYTPSVSYELERNPNYYDRNLPYLDGIVAYPMVDWNAASQSFLAGQLHLYRSLTAPPLDLLESQPDVRVVGVPTLLVWTLYTNAANVEAFKNQRVRLAISLALDREGLIASLTEGRSRLSGWMHPDGAWALPEERVRSVPGFGSDKAADIARAKQLLAEAGYPNGFDVELLAFNLDVSTPSSIADQLGQIGIRVQTQILQLGEYVSRLQDRAYQLVLGFDAPWLDEPKATFASWMTNDPDTSFTGLW comes from the coding sequence GTGTCTTCATCCCTGCTTCGATTCGCTCCTGCAGTTCGGAACGATCAGACGAAACTACTGCCGAACCTCGCTGAACGGTGGGAAGTATCACCGGACGGGCTGGTCTACACGTTCTTCTTGCGCCGTGGTGTGCAGTTCCATGACGGGAGCCCCTTCACGAGTCGCGATGTCGTGGTGAACTTCGAGCGCATTATCAATCCACCGGAAGGAGTCAACAGCCCGCCGGCGGTCTTCTTCGATACGGTAGATCATCTGGAAGCGCCGGACCCCTCGACCGTGCGGTTCGTCCTCACGGAGCCGTATCCCTCGCTCGTCTCTTTCGTCGCGATCCCGTGGTGTGGCTTCTATCCGGCCCATCTCATCGAGTCTGGGGCGGATCTGCGGGAGCCACAGAACATCATCGGCACGGGACCGTTCCGCTTCAAGAGCTACACGCCATCGGTGAGCTACGAGCTGGAGCGGAACCCGAACTATTACGATCGGAACCTACCGTATCTTGATGGTATCGTCGCGTATCCGATGGTCGATTGGAACGCCGCTTCGCAGTCGTTCCTCGCCGGGCAGCTGCACCTGTACCGGTCGCTCACGGCACCACCGCTCGATCTCCTGGAGAGTCAGCCGGACGTTCGGGTCGTCGGTGTGCCGACCCTGCTCGTCTGGACGCTCTACACGAATGCCGCGAACGTCGAAGCGTTCAAAAATCAACGCGTTCGTCTCGCCATTTCGCTCGCACTCGATCGTGAGGGCTTGATCGCGAGTTTGACCGAAGGCCGGAGCCGGCTCTCCGGCTGGATGCATCCCGATGGCGCCTGGGCCTTACCGGAGGAACGCGTTCGCAGTGTCCCCGGGTTCGGCAGCGACAAGGCGGCGGATATCGCCCGGGCAAAACAGCTCCTCGCCGAAGCAGGCTATCCGAACGGCTTCGATGTCGAGTTGCTAGCGTTCAACCTGGACGTGTCGACCCCGAGCTCCATCGCTGACCAGCTCGGTCAGATCGGTATCCGCGTCCAGACGCAGATTCTCCAGCTCGGGGAGTACGTGAGCCGGCTGCAGGATCGCGCCTATCAGCTCGTGCTCGGTTTCGATGCGCCGTGGCTCGACGAGCCTAAGGCGACCTTTGCTTCCTGGATGACGAATGATCCCGATACGTCGTTCACTGGCCTGTGGTAG
- a CDS encoding TIGR00730 family Rossman fold protein, with protein sequence MADRRTPIERVCIFCGSRLGNRPIYRSHAARVAGLLAERGIGIVYGGGSIGLMGVVADAALRAGAEVIGVIPEVLMAREFAHPNLTRLHVVRTMHERKALMSDLADGFIALPGGFGTLDELFEIVTWAQLGIHSKPVVLLNSGDYYRHLLASLRHAVEEGFIAPEHAGLLAVTDDPEEAVEAVLTYRPPVAIPRWMGREER encoded by the coding sequence ATGGCGGATCGTCGCACGCCGATCGAGCGCGTCTGTATTTTCTGTGGGTCACGGCTCGGCAACCGGCCGATTTACCGGAGCCACGCGGCACGTGTCGCTGGACTGCTGGCCGAACGCGGTATCGGGATCGTCTACGGCGGTGGCAGTATCGGGCTGATGGGGGTCGTCGCCGATGCCGCATTGCGCGCGGGCGCTGAGGTGATCGGTGTCATTCCGGAAGTGCTGATGGCGCGCGAGTTCGCGCACCCGAACCTCACGCGACTGCACGTCGTCCGCACCATGCACGAGCGGAAGGCCCTCATGTCGGACCTCGCCGACGGGTTCATCGCACTGCCCGGTGGCTTCGGGACGCTCGACGAGCTCTTCGAGATCGTCACCTGGGCTCAGCTCGGGATTCACAGCAAGCCCGTCGTGCTGTTGAACTCCGGCGACTACTATCGACACCTTCTCGCGAGCCTCCGGCACGCTGTCGAGGAGGGATTCATCGCCCCGGAACATGCCGGACTGCTCGCCGTGACGGATGACCCGGAGGAAGCTGTCGAAGCCGTCCTGACCTACCGACCACCGGTCGCCATCCCACGCTGGATGGGACGCGAGGAACGCTAA
- a CDS encoding VOC family protein — MLRQIDHLVVLFPGLEEAVTLAEHAGFTVVRGGEHPTGTHNALVGFADGSYLELLAFREANPDHRWYRFVAPGGGIIDLCLLVDGLDAEVRRLAERGLAYQVSEGSRRRPDGVVIAWKNATPAKELTGVLPFLIEDVTPRSERVPHGRFAEHANGARGLAEVLIAVAELPTAVDLWRALTGSIGSEEIDPSLGIPVHRFVVGPHRVLLTEAGTHPLVAERLGRLGPGPVLARLWAWTEHDVQLGAARLQLRRFDG, encoded by the coding sequence GTGCTCCGACAGATCGATCACCTCGTGGTGTTGTTTCCGGGGCTCGAGGAGGCAGTGACCTTAGCGGAGCATGCCGGTTTTACGGTCGTCCGCGGTGGGGAGCATCCGACGGGAACGCACAATGCGCTGGTCGGGTTCGCTGATGGTTCCTATCTGGAACTGCTCGCCTTCCGCGAGGCGAACCCGGATCACCGCTGGTACCGGTTCGTCGCGCCGGGTGGTGGCATCATCGATCTGTGTCTCCTGGTCGACGGCCTCGACGCGGAAGTGCGCCGGCTCGCCGAGCGCGGCCTGGCCTACCAGGTGAGCGAGGGGAGCCGCCGGAGGCCCGATGGCGTCGTGATCGCCTGGAAGAACGCGACGCCTGCGAAGGAACTGACTGGCGTCCTCCCGTTCTTGATCGAAGACGTGACGCCACGGAGCGAGCGGGTGCCGCATGGGCGCTTCGCAGAACATGCCAATGGTGCTCGTGGCCTCGCCGAGGTGCTGATTGCGGTCGCGGAACTTCCCACTGCGGTCGACCTCTGGCGTGCCTTGACTGGAAGTATCGGTAGCGAGGAAATCGATCCGAGCCTCGGGATACCGGTGCATCGCTTCGTCGTGGGGCCGCATCGTGTCCTGCTCACCGAGGCTGGAACCCATCCGCTCGTAGCCGAGCGGCTCGGGCGACTCGGGCCGGGGCCGGTGCTGGCGCGGCTCTGGGCCTGGACAGAGCACGACGTGCAGCTCGGCGCTGCCCGCCTGCAGCTCCGTCGCTTCGACGGTTAG
- a CDS encoding ferredoxin family protein, with product MRVVDPILDRAGLERKLATTPYHVDRERAHIWIIDPDVCLQCERQQCIVCCPAACYTPLPDGRVKFSYEGCVECGTCRIVCYEFRNIAWTYPRGGFGVQYRYG from the coding sequence GTGCGTGTCGTCGATCCGATCCTCGACCGGGCAGGTCTCGAACGGAAGCTCGCGACGACCCCGTACCATGTGGATCGGGAGCGAGCGCACATCTGGATCATCGATCCGGACGTCTGTCTGCAGTGCGAGCGGCAGCAGTGTATCGTCTGCTGCCCAGCTGCCTGTTACACACCCTTGCCGGACGGGCGAGTGAAGTTCTCCTACGAAGGCTGCGTCGAGTGCGGCACCTGCCGGATCGTCTGTTACGAGTTCCGCAACATCGCCTGGACGTATCCGCGCGGCGGCTTCGGTGTCCAGTATCGGTATGGGTAG